Proteins encoded in a region of the Streptomyces akebiae genome:
- a CDS encoding type II toxin-antitoxin system Rv0910 family toxin — MADVSAEARIEAPAEQVWARLVDWSAYGEWNTTHTGFPKGGPKALEVGGTFQENLKLMGFPAEVEWTIAELEPARTLAIRGKGPMAVDLATRYTLIPDGDATTVRVDGRFTGAAVSLMAGKLKDSATAALDESLRKLGALVA; from the coding sequence ATGGCCGATGTCAGCGCGGAGGCACGCATCGAGGCGCCCGCCGAGCAGGTCTGGGCCCGGCTCGTCGACTGGTCCGCGTACGGCGAGTGGAACACGACGCACACCGGCTTCCCCAAGGGCGGTCCCAAGGCCCTCGAAGTGGGCGGCACCTTCCAGGAGAACCTGAAGCTCATGGGCTTCCCGGCAGAGGTCGAGTGGACCATCGCCGAGCTGGAACCCGCCCGCACCCTGGCCATCCGGGGCAAGGGCCCGATGGCCGTGGACCTCGCCACCCGCTACACCCTCATCCCCGACGGCGACGCCACGACGGTCCGCGTCGACGGCCGGTTCACCGGCGCCGCCGTCTCCCTGATGGCGGGCAAGCTCAAGGACTCCGCGACGGCCGCGCTCGACGAATCCCTGCGCAAGCTGGGCGCACTCGTCGCCTGA
- a CDS encoding Clp protease N-terminal domain-containing protein, with product MRPPIPRPSAVDREPDHVEFESRLTDELASMIAAARRRALRDGDRQIDTAHLLHTLLESDPDVRAVFDGPQVARLLGYLVQRSIGYGLRWQIGVEDAGVVPGAPGTHGWSPVAARAMSQAHDRAVRRGERSAHGVDLLAALVAAPGSRAVEVLGTVGVDVGVVARRTVRTGEGS from the coding sequence GTGCGACCCCCTATTCCCCGGCCGTCGGCCGTCGACCGTGAACCGGACCATGTGGAGTTCGAGAGCAGGCTCACCGACGAGCTGGCCTCGATGATCGCCGCCGCGCGCAGACGGGCCCTCCGGGACGGGGACCGGCAGATCGACACCGCTCACCTGCTGCACACGCTGTTGGAATCCGACCCCGACGTCCGCGCCGTCTTCGACGGGCCGCAGGTCGCCCGGCTGCTCGGCTATCTCGTGCAGCGCAGCATCGGCTACGGACTGCGCTGGCAGATCGGTGTCGAGGACGCCGGAGTCGTCCCCGGCGCGCCGGGCACGCACGGCTGGTCGCCGGTGGCGGCCCGTGCGATGAGCCAGGCGCACGACCGTGCCGTGCGGCGGGGTGAGCGGTCGGCCCACGGCGTCGATCTGCTCGCCGCGCTGGTCGCGGCCCCCGGTTCGCGGGCCGTGGAGGTGCTGGGCACCGTGGGTGTCGACGTCGGGGTCGTGGCGCGGCGGACCGTGCGGACGGGCGAGGGCTCCTGA
- a CDS encoding EamA family transporter: MPVHTSQGSHGQRGRGVGLVLALGSAVAFGGSGTAAKPLIEAGLDPLHVVWLRVVGAAVVMLPLAVRHRDLVRRRPALLVGFGLFAVAGVQAFYFASISRIPVGVALLVEYLGPAIVLGWVRFVQRRSVTPAAAVGVVLAVGGLACVVEIWSGLSFDPLGLLLALGAACCQAGYFVLSDQGSEAGAEAPDPLGVIAYGLLVGAAVLTVVARPWGMEWEVLGGAARMDGTAVPAWLLLGWVVLIATVLAYVTGVVAVRRLSPQVAGVVGCLEAVVATVLAWVLLGEHLGVAQIVGGLVVLAGAFVAQRSAPARRAPRKVASGGEGGDGGEGVEPELSVGRG, from the coding sequence GTGCCGGTGCATACGTCTCAGGGGAGTCACGGACAACGTGGCCGGGGTGTCGGGCTGGTGCTCGCGCTCGGGTCCGCGGTCGCCTTCGGCGGATCGGGCACGGCGGCCAAGCCGCTCATCGAGGCGGGGCTCGACCCGCTCCATGTGGTGTGGCTGCGGGTCGTGGGCGCCGCCGTGGTGATGCTGCCGCTGGCCGTGCGGCACCGGGACCTGGTGCGGCGGCGGCCCGCGCTGCTCGTCGGTTTCGGGTTGTTCGCCGTGGCCGGTGTGCAGGCCTTCTACTTCGCGTCGATCTCCCGTATCCCCGTAGGAGTCGCCCTCCTCGTGGAGTACCTCGGGCCCGCCATCGTCCTCGGGTGGGTGCGGTTCGTGCAGCGACGGTCGGTGACGCCTGCCGCGGCGGTCGGGGTCGTCCTCGCGGTCGGCGGCCTCGCCTGTGTCGTCGAGATCTGGTCGGGGCTGAGCTTCGATCCGCTGGGACTGCTGCTCGCGCTCGGGGCCGCCTGTTGCCAGGCCGGGTACTTCGTGCTGTCCGACCAGGGGAGCGAGGCGGGGGCCGAGGCGCCGGATCCGCTCGGTGTCATCGCCTACGGACTGCTGGTGGGGGCGGCGGTGCTCACGGTGGTGGCGCGGCCGTGGGGGATGGAGTGGGAGGTGCTCGGGGGTGCGGCGCGGATGGATGGGACGGCGGTTCCGGCGTGGTTGCTGCTCGGGTGGGTGGTGCTGATCGCCACGGTGCTCGCCTATGTGACCGGGGTGGTGGCCGTGCGGCGGCTGTCTCCGCAGGTGGCGGGGGTCGTGGGGTGCCTGGAGGCGGTGGTGGCGACCGTGCTCGCGTGGGTGCTGCTGGGTGAGCACCTCGGGGTGGCGCAGATCGTCGGCGGGCTGGTGGTGCTGGCCGGGGCGTTCGTCGCGCAGCGGTCCGCGCCGGCCAGGAGGGCGCCGAGGAAGGTGGCGTCCGGTGGGGAAGGCGGGGATGGCGGGGAAGGGGTGGAACCCGAACTGTCGGTGGGGCGGGGGTGA
- a CDS encoding pyridoxamine 5'-phosphate oxidase family protein, whose product MTGTERTTTPERTTPPPAAYTPTERTVPTRAAQKASYDRELVHSILDEGYVCHLGFVRDGAPVVLPTLYARVGETLYVHGSTGSRPLRMTGQADPGLPVCLTVTHVDALILARSGFHHSINYRSVVVHGTAHQVTDPDERRIALDALVDHVVPGRSRDSRPANGKEFAATAVIRLDLNEVSAKTRTGGVNDEPEDLTLPHWAGVVPLRKGYEPPIPDPDLAPGTELPDYLKTL is encoded by the coding sequence ATGACGGGGACCGAGCGGACGACGACACCCGAGCGGACGACACCACCGCCCGCCGCCTACACCCCCACCGAGCGCACCGTCCCCACCCGGGCCGCCCAGAAGGCCTCGTACGACAGGGAACTCGTGCACTCGATACTCGACGAGGGATACGTCTGCCATCTCGGCTTCGTCCGCGACGGCGCCCCGGTGGTGCTGCCGACGCTGTACGCCCGGGTCGGCGAGACGCTCTATGTGCACGGTTCGACGGGCTCGCGGCCGCTGCGGATGACGGGCCAGGCCGACCCGGGCCTCCCGGTGTGCCTGACGGTCACCCATGTGGACGCGCTCATCCTGGCCCGCTCCGGCTTCCACCACTCGATCAACTACCGCTCCGTGGTGGTGCACGGCACCGCGCACCAGGTGACCGACCCGGACGAGCGGCGGATCGCCCTGGACGCCCTGGTCGACCATGTCGTACCGGGCCGCTCGCGGGACTCCCGGCCCGCCAACGGCAAGGAGTTCGCGGCCACGGCCGTGATCCGCCTCGACCTGAACGAGGTCTCGGCCAAGACCCGCACCGGCGGCGTCAACGACGAGCCCGAGGACCTCACGCTCCCCCACTGGGCCGGCGTCGTCCCCCTCCGCAAGGGCTACGAGCCCCCGATCCCGGACCCGGACCTGGCCCCGGGCACCGAACTCCCGGACTACCTCAAGACCCTTTAG